The genomic window ATTCAAGCTTCTGCTACTGTTTATAACGGAATAGTTTATTTTGGCGCAAGAGACCCTTATTTGTTTGCACTAGATACCGAAACAGGAAAAGTAATCTGGAAATACAACGCCGAAAATTCTTGGATTTTGAGTACAGCTGTTGTCAAAGACAATATACTTTATGTTGGAACTTCTGATACTTATGCTTTGTTGGCATTGGATCCCAAAACAGGAAAAGAAAAATACCGATTTAAAGGAAACGGATATGTCTATTCTTCGCCAGCAATTGCAGGAAACACAATCTATTTCGGTGATTTTTCGGGGAATTCCTTTAACTTAAACTTGCTTTCTGATGGAAAAGAATCGACTACTATTTCAACAGAAAACAGAAACAAATATGCCGCCAGCACTCTCAACAATGATCATCTAGATTTTGGATTTGCCGCCAAAAAAGCCGACTTGTCTATTTATACTGAAAATCAAAAAGTCATGGATGAATTTTACAAATTAGGTTCCATTGTTTCTTCTCCATTCATCAGCAATAATGTTATTTTTTACGGAAGTGCAGATGGCTATCTTTATGCTTATAATTTGAAAAAAGAAAAATAACCTTAGCGAATCTCTGCGTAATTCTTGGTGAATCACTGTGTAATAGTTATACCGCAAAGATTCGCAAAGGTTTCGCAGAGATACACAAAGTATATTACATGAGTTTTACTGAGGTCATACTTAATGAACCTGCCAATAACTTATCATTAAACAGGCTTAAATCGTCTGTTTTATCTTTCAGACCTAAAGTATATAATAACGGAAGATAATGTTCTGGCGTTGGAACCGCCAATTGAACAGCTTTATTCATTTTTTCGAAATCTATTAAAGGCTCAAAATTTCCATCAAGCAAATAATTATTTACCGTTTCTCGTGCTTCAATTGCCCAATCGTAGCCGTAATTATCTTTATCAAAATTTCTAAAATCGACCATTCTTAGATTGTGCACAATATTGCCGCTTCCGATGATTAAAACGCCTTTATAGCGTAGTGCCTGCAGTTTTTGAGCCAATTCGAAATGATATTGCCCCGATTTGGTATAATCGATGCTCAATTGAATTACAGGAACATCTGCATTTGGATACAAATGTTTAATGACGCTCCAAGCGCCGTGGTCTAATCCCCAATGCTCGTCTAATTCGACCATAACAGGGTCTAAAAGCTTTTTGGTTTCAACTGCCAATTCTGGACTTCCTTTTGCTGGATATTGCACATCAAAAAGTGCTTGCGGAAATCCTCCAAAATCATGAATGGTTCTTGGCATTTCCATAGAAGTCACTTTTGTTCCTTTTGTAAACCAGTGCGCCGAGACGCATAAAATAGCGTTGGGTTGTGGTAATGTTTTAGCCAAATTGCGAAAACCAGTCACAAACTGATTTTCTTCAATAGCATTCATTGGGCTGCCGTGTCCCAAAAACAGAACTGGCATTTTATCTGTATTCGAAAACGTCGATGAAATCGAATGTAAGTCGTTTAGTGTTGTCATTGTAAAAGTATTTAAACACGAATTACACAAATTTACACAAATCTAAATCGAAAAGAATTCGTGCTAATTCGTGAAATTAGTGTTTTATTCCTCAAAACTCTCATCTTTAAATCCTATCAAATATAGCTTATTTTTGGCACGTGTCATAGCGGTATAAAGCCATCTAATATAATCAGTATCAATTCCGTTTGGCAGGAAAGGCTGTTCGATAAACACCGTATTCCATTGCCCTCCTTGCGATTTGTGGCAGGTTATAGCGTACGAAAATTTAACCTGCAATCCGTTGAAATATTCGTTTTCTTTTACTTTTTGAAATCTCTTGTATTTAGTTGGTTCATCTTCATAATCTTTCATCACTTCTTCGTACAGACGATTCGATTCTTCATACGTCAAAGATGGTGATTCGCTAGTTAAAGTATCTAAAATTAAAACCGTTTCAAAAGGCTTTTGTTCTGGGTAATCGACCATTCTAATTTTTACTTTCG from Flavobacterium sp. KACC 22763 includes these protein-coding regions:
- the ygiD gene encoding 4,5-DOPA dioxygenase extradiol; the protein is MTTLNDLHSISSTFSNTDKMPVLFLGHGSPMNAIEENQFVTGFRNLAKTLPQPNAILCVSAHWFTKGTKVTSMEMPRTIHDFGGFPQALFDVQYPAKGSPELAVETKKLLDPVMVELDEHWGLDHGAWSVIKHLYPNADVPVIQLSIDYTKSGQYHFELAQKLQALRYKGVLIIGSGNIVHNLRMVDFRNFDKDNYGYDWAIEARETVNNYLLDGNFEPLIDFEKMNKAVQLAVPTPEHYLPLLYTLGLKDKTDDLSLFNDKLLAGSLSMTSVKLM